One window of Papaver somniferum cultivar HN1 chromosome 9, ASM357369v1, whole genome shotgun sequence genomic DNA carries:
- the LOC113311541 gene encoding uncharacterized protein LOC113311541, translating into MQSAFLNDSSSRIPILNSDNYKEWKEKILLYLGCMDLDLAIHEEEPPIAIATVTQAEKATYERWERSNCLSLMLIKSHINKSISGLIPEHDNVRDYLQAIEEQFATSDKVLAGTLMQKLSSMRYNGTSGVREHIMEMGDISSQLGALEVEISEYFLVHLVIISLPSQFVQFKISYNAQKEKWSMNELLTTCVQEEGRLK; encoded by the coding sequence ATGCAATCTGCTTTTCTGAATGATTCATCTTCTCGTATCCCAATATTGAATAGTGACAATTATAAGGAATGGAAGGAGAAAATTCTCTTGTATTTAGGATGCATGGATCTTGATTTAGCAATCCATGAGGAAGAACCACCAATTGCTATCGCAACCGTCACTCAGGCTGAGAAAGCAACATATGAACGGTGGGAGAGATCCAATTGTCTAAGTTTGATGCTTATCAAGTCTCACATTAATAAGAGTATCAGTGGTTTAATTCCTGAACATGACAACGTGAGGGACTATCTTCAAGCTATTGAAGAACAATTTGCTACTTCTGACAAGGTCCTAGCAGGCACCTTAATGCAAAAATTGTCATCAATGAGGTACAATGGGACTTCCGGTGTACGTGAACACATTATGGAGATGGGAGATATTTCTTCTCAACTTGGGGCTTTAGAAGTGGAAATTTCAGAATATTTTCTTGTTCATTTAGTAATCATTTCCCTACCATCTCAATTTGTGCAATTCAAAATCTCTTACAACGCACAAAAGGAAAAATGGTCTATGAATGAATTATTGACTACGTGTGTTCAAGAGGAAGGAAGGTTGAAGTAG
- the LOC113313777 gene encoding uncharacterized protein LOC113313777 — protein sequence MASLFFRRIFRVYAHISSTKSSLSSSTTLYNETRRTFRSKAALESLITAAEEKTANLILYNYPSFSGSYSALFAQLYYTHLQIPHLILPFSSVEPFRVEDLNIGGTVDTCYLLDFVGPKGFTVKLSKVFNRVIVFDHSKLAMSKVPSNEECPDNLELNINVHESSSKAVYNYFLNKLLDTNCTLVRNEDRDRIETLLKYIEDGELNKWNLPDTRAFDISLKVERRKLNCITNPYMFDQLMQLDPTDLITRGNAYISSRQNAANKLLDKPFKIHLGRGFYGECLGIRADGNANLSDEIGKELSLRSAAAGLRPIGAVIYMQRKNLKMCLRSNDSSTDTSEIAKAYGGGGTSASSSFIIRMDEYNEWVSGRSRKVCKVFHEKTF from the exons ATGGCATCTCTCTTTTTCAGaagaatttttagggtttatgctCATATTAGTAGTACCAAATCCTCACTCTCATCATCAACAACACTCTACAATGAAACCAGAAGAACTTTCAGATCCAAAGCAGCATTAGAATCCCTAATTACAGCAGCTGAAGAAAAAACCGCTAATCTAATTCTTTACAATTACCCTTCATTTTCTGGTTCTTATTCAGCTCTCTTTGCTCAGCTTTACTATACTCATCTTCAAATTCCTCATCTCATTTTGCCTTTCTCTTCAGTTGAACCTTTCAG GGTTGAAGATTTGAATATAGGAGGAACTGTTGATACATGTTATCTCCTTGATTTTGTTGGGCCTAAAGGATTCACTGTGAAACTATCTAAGGTATTTAACAG GGTTATAGTGTTCGACCACAGTAAATTGGCAATGTCAAAGGTTCCCTCCAATGAGGAATGTCCAGATAACTTAGAGTTGAATATCAATGTACATGAGAGTAGTTCCAAAGCTGTTTATAATTACTTCTTGAACAAACTATTGGATACAAACTGTACACTTGTTAGAAATGAAGATAGAGACCGTATTGAAACACTACTTAAGTACATTGAAGATGGTGAGCTGAACAAGTGGAACTTACCTGATACTAGAGCGTTTGATATCAGTTTGAAAGTAGAGCGGCGGAAGCTGAATTGCATTACTAATCCATACATGTTTGATCAG TTAATGCAACTGGATCCCACTGATTTAATTACCCGGGGAAATGCTTACATCTCTTCTCGCCAAAATGCCGCAAATAAGTTACTGGATAAACCTTTCAAAATTCATTTGGGCAGAGGTTTCTATGGAGAATGTTTG GGAATTAGAGCTGATGGGAACGCAAACTTAAGCGATGAAATTGGAAAAGAACTTAGTTTAAGAAGTGCTGCAGCTGGCTTAAG GCCCATAGGTGCAGTTATTTACATGCAACGAAAAAATCTCAAGATGTGCCTGAGGAGTAATGATAGTAGCACTGACACCTCTGAAATTGCTAAG GCTTATGGTGGGGGAGGCACATCAGCTTCCAGCTCCTTTATCATAAGAATGGATGAGTACAATGAATGGGTCTCAGGGCGTTCACGCAAAGTTTGCAAG GTGTTTCATGAAAAGACTTTTTAA